The Longimicrobium sp. genome includes the window GTGGGCCATCCGCCGGAAGGCCGGGCCGTGGTCCACCGCGGCCCCCTCGAGGTACTGCCAGAGGTGGATCATCTCGTGGCGCATGGTCTCCTCGGCCTGCCCGGCCTCGCCGTGCACGCACAGGCGCCACGAGATCACGATCTCCAAGGGGTGCGACGAGAAGTGCCCGTTCCGCCGCCGCATCTTGCGCGACAGGTGGATGGGCACGCGCGGCAGCCGCCCGCCGAAGCAGCGCACGTTGGCGCGGTCGAACTCGGCCTGCAGCCGCTCCAGGTGCAGCCGGTCGGCCGGGTGCGCGTGGCGCCGCGCCTTCCGCGGCGGCGTGGCCGCGCGAGGGATGGCGTCGATGAAGCGCTGCACCCTCTCCTTCGCCTGCTCCCGCTTCTTCCCCCGCACCGTGCGGGTGTAGAGGTGGGCCACGGCGGCCAGCACCGCCTCGTCCGCGTCCGCGAACGCCGCGTTCATGCGGATCGTCCCCCGGTCGCGCCCAACGGAGATCATCACCCGGCGGTTGTCGGTGAAGACCACGCGCTCGTACGGCGCGCCGTGCTTCCGCAGGAGGGCCAGGACGCGCGCCTCGCCGTGCTCGCGCGGCGGGTGTGGCGGCGGCGCGGCACGCGGCGGGACCGGCGCGGGGCGCGGGGGCGCGGGCCTGTCCGGCTCCGGCGGGGAGCCGAACAGGTCCAGGAGGATGTCCTTCAGCTTCAAGGAGACGTGGCGGATCGGGCGGTTCAGGCGGCCGCCAGCGCGGGCGGGCGCTCGGCGTGGCGGTACTCCACGGTGTAGCCCAGCGCGCGGGGGACGGCCAGGAGGCGGTCGAGGTCCAGGTCCACGCGCGCGCCGGCCTTCTGCGTCACCTCGTCCTCGATGGGAAGGTCGAAGTCGTCCGCGCCGTACTCCAGCGCGCGGAACGCCTCCTCGTTCTGGGTGAGGACCGAGGTGCGGAAGTGCCTGACGTTGTCCAGGAAGATGCGGGACAGCGCCATGTGCCTCCAGTACTCGCGCGGCGAGATCTCCTGCCCTCCGAGATCCGTGCCGTACGGCTTGTACGTCCAGCAGAGGAAGGAGAA containing:
- a CDS encoding SprT-like domain-containing protein — protein: MKLKDILLDLFGSPPEPDRPAPPRPAPVPPRAAPPPHPPREHGEARVLALLRKHGAPYERVVFTDNRRVMISVGRDRGTIRMNAAFADADEAVLAAVAHLYTRTVRGKKREQAKERVQRFIDAIPRAATPPRKARRHAHPADRLHLERLQAEFDRANVRCFGGRLPRVPIHLSRKMRRRNGHFSSHPLEIVISWRLCVHGEAGQAEETMRHEMIHLWQYLEGAAVDHGPAFRRMAHRLDVHPRATRPVKWKQG